In Argiope bruennichi chromosome X1, qqArgBrue1.1, whole genome shotgun sequence, a single window of DNA contains:
- the LOC129959354 gene encoding uncharacterized protein LOC129959354 produces MEQRKSFSAAISCEKCGITFKERKNLNAHCRNFHPEQNYLIKSNQICGLCSGAFRTIVKLQEHMQSQHSINLNYINETFYSAQDFLNWKVRIEKESQSSYILRNSSEKKDVGKKLSYYICHRSGCFKPKGGKIRQLKASGSNKSGYTCPAVIKVCTETIDGISEIKVLYQSVHVGHEMEVGRLRLTEEERTDIAANLHLGIPMTKILDETRRNFSPKNRLSLTTRKDLCNIKSGFKIQEETVMHQDDATSIDILVKKLKNDEKNPVLIYKPVGEILQDYPSVRQNDFLFGLMNDAQEKLLEIYGNACIMIDSTHGTNQYGFELTTVMVHDENHEGLPVAVLVLKLH; encoded by the coding sequence atggagcaaagaaaatcattttctgcAGCCATTAGTTGTGAAAAATGTGGGATAAcgtttaaagaaaggaaaaatttaaatgctcaCTGTAGAAATTTCCATCCAGAGCAAAATTACCTCATCAAGAGCAATCAAATTTGTGGACTATGTAGTGGGGCTTTTAGGACGATAGTTAAATTGCAAGAGCATATGCAGAGTCAACATTCCATAAATCTCAACTACATCAATGAGACTTTTTACTCAGCTCAAGACTTTCTGAACTGGAAAGTGAGAATTGAGAAAGAAAGCCAGTCTTCCTATATACTTCGAAACTCCTCTGAAAAAAAAgatgtaggaaaaaaattatcttattacatCTGCCATCGCAGTGGCTGCTTTAAGCCAAAGGGAGGAAAAATTCGCCAACTCAAAGCGTCGGGATCGAACAAATCTGGTTACACTTGCCCTGCAGTTATAAAAGTGTGTACAGAAACTATCGATGGGATTTCTGAAATAAAGGTTTTGTACCAATCTGTTCATGTCGGACATGAAATGGAGGTTGGAAGATTGCGCTTGACAGAAGAAGAAAGGACAGATATTGCTGCAAATCTTCATCTCGGAATACCCATGACAAAAATACTAGATGAAACAAGACGTAACTTTTCTCCAAAAAATCGTCTCAGTTTGACAACCAGGAAAGATTTGTGTAACATAAAGAGTGGCTTTAAAATTCAAGAGGAAACAGTTATGCATCAAGATGATGCTACTTCCATCGACATactagttaaaaaattaaaaaatgacgaGAAAAATCCGGTGCTTATTTATAAGCCAGTTGGAGAAATTTTACAAGATTATCCTTCTGTACgtcaaaacgattttttatttgGACTAATGAATGATGCCCAagaaaaattgcttgaaatataCGGGAATGCATGCATTATGATTGACTCGACCCATGGAACAAATCAATATGGGTTCGAGTTAACAACGGTAATGGTGCACGACGAAAATCATGAAGGTTTGCCAGTTGCTGTATTAGTACTCAAATTACATTAA